From a single Nostoc edaphicum CCNP1411 genomic region:
- a CDS encoding beta strand repeat-containing protein, with product MVFRRGNSSNNLLEGTAGEDQLYGSFGNDTLLGLGGNDLLQGDQGNDSLDGGAGNDLLFGGLDSGSDTLLGGTGNDFLDGGSGNDSLDGGDDDDTIQGGQGNDTIRGGTGNDVLSGVSGNNFIDGGDGNDFIQGASGSDINGGGVDTLRGGAGEDTILGNGQSDLLYGEDGNDFLDGGGDNDLLDGGIGDDSLDGNIGNDTLAGGAGADNLNGNSGTDLVDYLSSTAAVNVNLATGSASDGFGTTDTLINIEDAAGSDFNDILIGNTGNNRLIGNAGNDSLDGGAGNDTLTGGAGNDTLNGGAGFDRVDYSSSTAAVNVNLATSIVSDGLSGTDTLLNIEEVVGSAFNDILIGNTGNNFFIGGTGNDSIDGGAGTDRVNYSSSTGAVVVNLTTGIASDGLGGTDTLLNIEDVTGSSFNDTLIGNTGNNVFVGGAGNDSIDGGAGTDRVDYSGSTGAVVVNLTTGIATGGSSVGTDTLINIEDVIGSTFNDNLTGNAANNVFVGGPGNDTIDGGDGTDRVDYSSSIAGVTVNLATGTASDGFGGTDSLTNIEEIVGSSFNDSLIGNTANNLFVGGVGNDTIDGGAGTDQIDYSSSVAGVTVNLSSGTASDGFSDTDTLSNLENVVGSNFNDNLTGNAAANLLNGGIGNDTLTGGAGNDTLTGGAGSDRADYASSTSAVNVDLTAGTASDGLGGIDTLIEIEEALGSSFNDTLTGNTANNFLSGGSGNDSLDGGAGNDTVVGGAGNDTLNGGIGSDRADYSSSLGGVIVDLATGTANDGLGGTDTLISIEEVAGSSFNDTLTGNAGNNLLIGGAGDDIINGGDGNDFIDGGAGNDIIDGGLGTDQVDYSSSTAGIVVDLGTGTASDGFSGTDTLANVENVTGSAFADRITGDAGNNLLIGNGGNDTLIGGAGNDTLIGVGASSRTGTVTVGTSTFAIRGFQEVDILTGGTNNDRFILGGSNEFYYLGSGTTDADIAIIGQETSTTGIFARDFNAGDLIQVQKGLGFIYRVEQVGANTFIFGTNAVSTSPSFLDLIGVVIGTSLSEVAGTLRDQTNATLTFRGQISGVAQWFS from the coding sequence ATGGTTTTCAGACGAGGAAATAGTAGCAATAACTTACTTGAAGGAACTGCTGGAGAAGATCAGCTCTATGGAAGTTTTGGGAACGATACTTTATTAGGGTTAGGAGGAAATGATTTACTTCAGGGCGACCAAGGAAACGATTCCTTAGATGGTGGCGCTGGTAATGATCTCCTCTTTGGTGGTCTTGATAGTGGTAGTGACACCTTATTGGGCGGAACGGGTAATGACTTCCTGGATGGAGGAAGTGGCAACGATAGTCTAGATGGTGGCGATGACGATGACACCATTCAGGGTGGCCAAGGTAATGATACGATTCGCGGTGGGACAGGGAATGATGTCCTCTCAGGAGTCAGTGGCAATAATTTCATCGATGGCGGTGACGGTAATGACTTTATCCAAGGGGCTAGTGGTAGCGACATTAATGGCGGTGGCGTAGATACACTGCGAGGCGGTGCAGGAGAAGATACCATCTTGGGTAATGGACAGAGTGACCTGCTCTACGGCGAGGATGGTAATGACTTCCTCGATGGTGGTGGAGATAATGACCTCCTTGATGGCGGCATCGGGGATGATTCCCTTGATGGCAATATTGGTAATGACACTCTGGCTGGTGGAGCGGGCGCTGACAACCTGAATGGTAACAGTGGTACTGATTTAGTGGATTATTTATCCAGTACAGCCGCAGTCAATGTCAACTTAGCGACTGGTAGCGCTAGCGATGGATTTGGCACTACTGATACATTGATCAATATTGAAGATGCTGCTGGTTCTGACTTCAACGATATCTTAATTGGCAATACGGGGAATAACCGTCTCATCGGAAACGCCGGTAATGACAGTCTGGATGGAGGCGCTGGTAACGATACTCTAACTGGGGGAGCAGGTAATGACACCCTCAATGGAGGTGCTGGTTTTGATCGGGTAGATTATTCCTCCAGTACGGCAGCTGTCAACGTTAACCTTGCCACTAGTATCGTCAGTGATGGGCTTAGTGGCACTGATACGCTGCTTAACATTGAAGAAGTTGTCGGTTCTGCTTTCAACGATATTTTAATTGGCAATACGGGCAATAACTTCTTTATCGGTGGGACTGGCAATGACAGCATTGATGGCGGTGCTGGTACTGACCGGGTAAATTATTCTTCCAGTACAGGGGCAGTTGTTGTTAATCTGACGACTGGTATCGCCAGTGATGGCTTGGGTGGCACCGATACGCTACTCAATATTGAAGATGTCACTGGTTCCAGTTTCAACGACACCTTAATTGGCAATACAGGGAATAACGTCTTTGTTGGAGGGGCTGGCAATGACTCCATTGATGGTGGTGCTGGTACTGACCGTGTGGATTATTCCGGCAGTACAGGGGCAGTTGTTGTTAATCTGACGACTGGTATCGCCACTGGGGGGTCTAGTGTTGGTACTGATACCCTAATTAATATTGAAGATGTCATCGGTTCCACATTCAACGACAACCTGACTGGAAATGCTGCAAATAACGTCTTCGTCGGCGGGCCTGGTAATGACACCATTGATGGTGGTGATGGTACTGACCGGGTTGATTATTCCTCCAGCATTGCAGGAGTCACCGTTAACTTAGCAACTGGTACTGCTAGCGATGGGTTTGGGGGAACGGATAGCCTGACCAATATTGAAGAAATCGTTGGTTCTAGCTTTAATGATAGTCTGATTGGAAATACCGCAAATAACCTTTTTGTGGGAGGGGTTGGTAATGACACCATTGATGGTGGTGCTGGTACTGACCAAATTGATTATTCTTCCAGCGTTGCAGGTGTCACTGTTAATTTGAGTTCAGGTACCGCTAGTGATGGATTCAGTGATACTGATACATTGTCCAACCTAGAAAACGTAGTTGGTTCCAATTTCAACGACAATTTGACTGGAAATGCTGCTGCTAACTTGCTCAATGGTGGCATTGGCAATGATACGCTGACTGGTGGTGCTGGTAATGATACACTGACTGGTGGTGCTGGTAGCGATCGCGCTGATTATGCCTCTAGTACCTCAGCAGTCAACGTTGACCTCACAGCAGGTACAGCCAGTGATGGATTAGGCGGCATTGATACCCTAATCGAAATAGAAGAAGCTTTGGGTTCAAGTTTCAATGACACCCTCACCGGCAATACAGCCAATAACTTCCTCAGTGGCGGGTCTGGTAATGACAGCCTGGATGGAGGTGCTGGCAATGACACCGTTGTGGGAGGCGCTGGTAACGATACCTTAAATGGTGGTATTGGAAGTGACCGAGCAGATTATTCTTCCAGTTTAGGGGGAGTGATTGTTGACTTAGCTACTGGTACAGCTAACGATGGACTCGGTGGTACTGACACACTAATTAGCATTGAAGAAGTTGCAGGTTCAAGTTTCAACGACACCCTCACCGGCAATGCAGGTAACAACCTCTTGATTGGAGGTGCTGGCGATGACATTATTAACGGCGGCGATGGCAATGACTTCATTGATGGAGGTGCTGGTAATGACATTATTGATGGCGGACTTGGTACCGACCAAGTAGATTATTCTTCCAGTACAGCGGGTATTGTCGTTGATTTGGGAACCGGAACTGCTAGCGACGGATTTAGTGGTACGGATACACTCGCCAACGTTGAAAATGTGACTGGCTCTGCCTTCGCAGATAGGATAACTGGTGACGCTGGCAATAACCTCTTAATTGGAAATGGTGGCAATGACACCCTAATTGGGGGTGCTGGTAATGACACCCTAATTGGTGTCGGAGCTAGTAGTCGAACCGGTACAGTTACCGTTGGTACTTCAACGTTTGCAATTAGAGGATTCCAAGAGGTTGATATCTTAACTGGTGGAACCAATAATGATCGATTTATTCTGGGAGGTAGTAATGAATTTTACTATCTGGGCAGTGGTACAACTGATGCTGACATTGCCATTATCGGTCAGGAAACCAGTACGACTGGAATTTTTGCAAGAGACTTTAATGCAGGTGATTTGATTCAAGTGCAAAAAGGCTTAGGCTTCATCTATAGAGTCGAGCAAGTAGGTGCTAATACATTTATTTTCGGGACTAATGCCGTTAGTACGTCGCCATCTTTCCTTGATTTAATAGGAGTTGTAATTGGAACGTCCCTCAGTGAAGTCGCAGGTACTTTACGAGATCAGACTAACGCTACTCTTACATTTCGTGGTCAAATTAGTGGAGTTGCCCAATGGTTCAGTTAG
- a CDS encoding nitrogen fixation protein, translated as MEDITTVQTTLCPSARPESVDGVVFGIVAGAIAAPRVAYLKQPLPITDEVMAKASPVTPAEIFRTAASCAESGCQHFDGKDCRLAMRIVEKLPAVVEQLPPCSIRRDCRWWQQEGKAACMRCPQIITDNYSSSEQLRQAADPSIYLQT; from the coding sequence ATGGAAGACATTACTACTGTTCAGACTACCCTTTGCCCAAGTGCTAGACCCGAATCTGTGGATGGTGTTGTCTTTGGTATAGTTGCTGGAGCGATCGCAGCACCTCGTGTAGCTTATCTCAAACAGCCTCTACCCATCACAGATGAAGTGATGGCAAAAGCTAGCCCAGTTACACCCGCCGAAATTTTTCGCACGGCCGCATCCTGCGCGGAATCGGGTTGTCAGCATTTTGACGGCAAAGACTGTCGTCTCGCAATGCGAATTGTAGAGAAATTGCCCGCAGTAGTAGAGCAGCTACCACCTTGTTCTATCCGCCGAGATTGTCGCTGGTGGCAGCAAGAAGGTAAAGCAGCCTGTATGCGATGTCCGCAAATCATCACAGATAACTATTCTTCATCTGAGCAGTTACGTCAAGCAGCAGATCCTTCTATATATTTGCAGACTTGA
- a CDS encoding Nif11-like leader peptide family RiPP precursor gives MSLAIFEKVKEFLVRIVKDEAFRSQLMSEKAEEVKKALENGGYNFSQKEFETAAIQILELKELGEFHDLSEEELLGAFGGLTRISDRIVQPLYGVIYWPPEDEYPRPWPKPKPIDPQPMYGIVIDPLDPPLQPMYGVVIPEELA, from the coding sequence ATGTCCTTAGCAATTTTTGAGAAAGTTAAAGAGTTCCTTGTCAGAATAGTCAAAGACGAAGCTTTCCGCAGTCAACTCATGAGCGAGAAAGCTGAAGAAGTGAAAAAAGCTTTAGAAAATGGTGGCTATAACTTTTCTCAAAAAGAATTTGAAACAGCTGCTATCCAAATATTGGAATTAAAAGAGCTAGGCGAATTTCACGATCTCAGCGAAGAGGAATTGTTAGGAGCTTTTGGTGGCTTGACAAGAATCAGTGATAGAATTGTCCAGCCACTATATGGGGTAATATACTGGCCTCCCGAAGATGAGTATCCACGTCCATGGCCAAAACCAAAGCCAATTGACCCACAGCCAATGTATGGCATAGTAATTGACCCACTTGATCCGCCTCTACAACCAATGTATGGAGTAGTTATTCCAGAAGAACTAGCATAG
- a CDS encoding nif11-class peptide radical SAM maturase 3, with protein sequence MTYHRKSYAVWEITLKCNLACSHCGSRAGHERTKELSTEEALDLVKQMAEVGIKEVTLIGGEAFLRPDWLDIAKAINDAGMLCGMTTGGYGISLETAKKMKEAGIRTVSVSIDGLEATHDRLRGKKGSWKYAFKTMSHLREVGISFGCNTQINRLSAPEFPRIYECIRDAGARAWQIQLTVPMGNAADNADILLQPYELLDIYPMIARVAGRAYQEGVQLQAGNNIGYYGPYERLLRGRGKEHEFSFWQGCGAGLSTLGIEADGAIKGCPSLPTTAYTGGNIRERSLHDIIENTAELRLNLGAGTPEGTKHLWGFCKTCEYAELCRGGCSWTAHVFFDKRGNNPYCHHRALIHDAQDLRERVIPKVKAKGLPFDNGEFELIVEPINTPLPANDPLRFSADSIQWTESWQQQPEVSYSLARQ encoded by the coding sequence ATGACATATCATCGCAAAAGCTACGCAGTTTGGGAAATTACCTTAAAATGCAATCTAGCTTGTAGTCACTGTGGTTCCCGCGCCGGACATGAACGCACCAAGGAACTCTCCACAGAGGAAGCTTTGGATCTTGTCAAGCAAATGGCAGAAGTTGGAATTAAAGAAGTTACTCTTATCGGTGGTGAGGCATTTCTGCGTCCAGATTGGCTAGACATTGCCAAAGCTATCAATGATGCAGGGATGCTATGTGGTATGACTACCGGCGGTTATGGCATTTCGTTAGAAACTGCAAAGAAAATGAAAGAAGCAGGGATTCGGACTGTCTCTGTTTCTATTGATGGCTTGGAAGCAACTCATGATCGTCTGCGGGGAAAGAAAGGCTCTTGGAAATATGCATTTAAAACCATGAGTCATCTACGAGAAGTAGGTATTTCCTTCGGTTGCAATACTCAAATTAATCGCTTGTCAGCACCAGAGTTTCCGCGCATCTATGAGTGCATTCGTGATGCAGGTGCCCGTGCTTGGCAAATTCAGCTGACTGTACCAATGGGAAATGCAGCCGACAACGCAGACATCCTTCTCCAACCCTATGAACTGTTGGATATTTATCCGATGATCGCCCGTGTCGCGGGACGTGCTTACCAAGAAGGTGTACAACTCCAGGCGGGAAATAATATTGGTTATTACGGCCCTTATGAACGGCTGTTGCGGGGACGGGGTAAGGAGCATGAATTTTCATTTTGGCAAGGTTGCGGTGCAGGACTCTCCACTTTGGGAATAGAAGCTGACGGCGCGATTAAAGGTTGCCCTTCGTTGCCAACTACCGCTTACACCGGTGGTAATATTCGAGAGCGATCGCTGCATGACATTATTGAAAATACAGCCGAATTGCGCTTGAATCTGGGAGCAGGAACACCTGAAGGTACAAAACACCTGTGGGGCTTCTGTAAAACCTGCGAATATGCCGAGCTTTGTCGTGGGGGTTGCAGTTGGACTGCCCATGTTTTCTTTGACAAGAGAGGTAATAATCCTTACTGCCATCATCGCGCTCTTATTCATGACGCACAAGACCTGCGGGAGCGTGTAATTCCCAAGGTGAAAGCTAAAGGTCTACCTTTTGATAATGGTGAGTTTGAGCTAATTGTCGAACCTATAAACACTCCTTTGCCAGCAAACGACCCATTACGATTTAGCGCTGACAGCATTCAGTGGACTGAAAGTTGGCAGCAACAACCCGAAGTTTCTTACTCGCTAGCGAGGCAATAA
- a CDS encoding calcium-binding protein — translation MSTIATLSDLLTPSLNLDVDSTLTLNYYRNPDPNPSPNFVTAQGGTIFSNYSQSPSAILTTAQTDTLVQGGVALAIAEAQAIFLNNDLTFSALFTDTSITGLSGQFTGSADSETRVLASFRVGANQSFSFDFSADLALTAKEIENSRVEYNKAQSKSTFLVLDTTDINKPKLLDYFGIQGSLISSNQIGDLILGNSRNITINSRDKSSDINGNNGTDFLNGTAIGTYRRNFTSNTNITVVEINISAVELAGDTLIGNLGKDVIYGTIWNDNLTGTNGADKIYASLGNDKLYGKNGNDNLDAGQGNDWLDGGDGNDSLYGSFGNDILIGGSGNDVLVGGDGNDTFIFKRDDTLLRNDFDVIKDFQVGIDKIVFNDWGYINTSLWLKLGNIIDTENGAVLKLNSLLNQETILISGVSASQINSQSITFS, via the coding sequence ATGTCAACAATAGCTACACTTTCGGACTTATTGACTCCCAGTCTAAATCTCGATGTCGATTCCACTCTCACTCTCAATTACTATCGAAATCCCGATCCTAATCCCAGTCCTAATTTTGTTACTGCTCAAGGGGGTACTATTTTTTCCAATTACAGTCAGAGTCCTTCAGCGATTTTGACTACTGCCCAAACGGACACATTAGTTCAAGGTGGCGTTGCTTTAGCTATTGCTGAAGCTCAAGCGATTTTTTTAAACAATGATCTAACTTTTTCAGCCCTCTTTACTGATACTAGTATTACTGGATTAAGTGGTCAGTTTACAGGTAGTGCCGACAGTGAAACAAGGGTACTTGCTAGTTTTAGAGTTGGTGCTAATCAAAGCTTTTCTTTTGATTTTTCAGCAGATTTAGCACTGACGGCTAAAGAAATTGAAAATTCCAGAGTTGAATATAACAAAGCTCAGTCTAAAAGTACTTTTTTAGTGTTAGACACCACAGATATTAATAAGCCAAAACTTTTAGACTATTTTGGCATTCAGGGTAGCTTAATATCTTCTAATCAAATCGGCGATCTGATCCTTGGTAATAGTCGCAATATTACGATTAACAGTCGTGATAAAAGTTCCGATATTAATGGCAACAATGGTACTGACTTCCTCAATGGTACTGCTATTGGAACTTATCGGCGGAATTTTACTAGCAATACCAATATAACTGTAGTCGAAATTAATATCAGTGCCGTTGAATTGGCAGGAGACACTTTAATCGGCAATCTGGGTAAAGATGTTATCTATGGAACGATTTGGAACGATAATCTAACAGGAACCAACGGTGCGGACAAAATTTATGCCAGCTTGGGGAATGATAAGTTATATGGAAAAAATGGTAATGATAACCTCGATGCTGGTCAAGGTAATGATTGGCTCGATGGCGGCGATGGCAATGATTCACTCTATGGCAGTTTTGGCAATGATATCCTGATTGGTGGTAGTGGTAATGATGTCTTAGTTGGTGGTGATGGTAATGACACATTTATTTTCAAACGTGACGATACCTTGCTTAGAAATGACTTTGATGTTATTAAAGATTTCCAGGTTGGTATTGATAAGATTGTATTCAATGATTGGGGTTACATTAATACTAGCCTATGGTTAAAACTAGGTAATATAATAGATACTGAAAATGGTGCTGTCCTCAAATTAAATTCTCTCTTGAATCAAGAAACAATACTAATCTCAGGTGTGAGTGCTAGTCAGATTAACTCTCAATCAATAACATTTAGTTAA
- a CDS encoding calcium-binding protein has protein sequence MSSETIFLQSTATNPNPNPNFANAQGSAVFFNYSQSPSGTLTQAQTDTLVKGGVTLAIAEAGATFFDNDPAFSTLFTDSNGIGLDGSFSGSANSKTKVVANFAIGANQTFSFDFSADLSLSAKEIENRDAEYNQARSKTSFLVLDTTNPNKPKVLDYFGIEGNLVSSKEIANLRLAGSRNVNLINREKTSDIDGDNGQDSLTGNAIGRYHNRFKKSTNITIVEINVSEVKFLGDTLIDNLGQDVIYGTIKNDKLKGSKFADKIYGSLGNDWLDGKKGNDILEGGQGNDWLYGGDGNDKLHGGWDNDTLIGGCGSDILVGGEGNDKFVFNRGDSLFKGEFDIIQDFEVGIDKIVFQGWGKVNTGQWLNQMFSQGRITDTNDGVIFDFNTGITQGKLLLSDVTSNLITSDSITFI, from the coding sequence ATGTCATCAGAAACTATATTTTTACAATCAACTGCTACAAATCCAAACCCAAACCCTAATTTTGCTAACGCTCAAGGATCTGCTGTTTTCTTCAACTATAGTCAAAGTCCTTCAGGAACTTTAACTCAAGCTCAGACTGACACATTAGTTAAAGGTGGTGTGACTTTAGCTATTGCTGAAGCTGGAGCAACTTTTTTTGACAATGATCCAGCTTTTTCAACATTATTTACTGATAGTAATGGCATTGGGTTAGATGGTTCTTTTTCGGGAAGTGCCAATAGCAAAACAAAGGTGGTCGCTAATTTTGCTATTGGCGCTAACCAAACTTTCTCTTTCGATTTTTCCGCAGATTTATCACTGTCAGCTAAAGAAATTGAAAATCGTGATGCTGAATATAACCAAGCTAGGTCAAAAACCTCTTTCTTGGTACTAGATACCACAAATCCCAATAAGCCGAAAGTCTTAGATTATTTTGGTATTGAGGGTAACTTAGTTTCCTCTAAAGAAATTGCCAATTTAAGGCTTGCTGGTAGTCGTAATGTTAATCTCATTAATCGCGAGAAAACTTCTGATATTGATGGTGACAATGGACAAGACTCGCTAACAGGAAATGCTATTGGTCGTTATCACAATAGGTTTAAGAAAAGTACCAACATAACGATAGTAGAAATTAACGTCAGTGAAGTTAAATTTTTGGGAGATACTTTAATTGACAACTTGGGACAAGATGTTATTTATGGCACGATTAAGAATGATAAGCTGAAAGGAAGCAAATTTGCAGATAAGATTTATGGCAGCTTAGGTAATGATTGGCTAGATGGAAAGAAAGGTAATGATATCCTCGAAGGTGGTCAAGGTAATGATTGGCTATATGGGGGCGACGGTAATGATAAACTTCATGGCGGTTGGGACAATGATACTTTAATTGGTGGTTGTGGTAGTGATATTTTGGTTGGTGGCGAAGGTAATGATAAATTTGTTTTCAACCGTGGCGATAGCTTGTTCAAAGGTGAGTTTGATATCATTCAAGATTTCGAGGTTGGTATCGATAAGATTGTATTTCAGGGTTGGGGTAAGGTGAATACTGGACAATGGTTAAATCAAATGTTCTCTCAAGGGCGAATAACCGATACAAATGATGGTGTTATTTTCGATTTTAATACTGGAATAACTCAAGGAAAATTACTGCTTTCAGATGTGACTTCTAACCTAATTACCTCTGACTCAATAACGTTTATTTAG